The following coding sequences are from one Macrobrachium rosenbergii isolate ZJJX-2024 chromosome 36, ASM4041242v1, whole genome shotgun sequence window:
- the LOC136856654 gene encoding uncharacterized protein isoform X3, giving the protein MPNTVVQLQQFWEDFVLKLLHCETTPRYCCTVTTVLETFCSEDSLRLMRCANCKEKWKNLRSSLCRHLRNQYAYGPGARCKKSYYLAKYMEFLIPYIKIRQPGQFASVVDIVKEEEFHEADYEYDLTTEAEIREDDDPYNNTPTETNSDHHHHLQPPDGMASPPLSVLSPVQELHELPVKKRRKLLEEEEEEGERVEVSPSYDKLTKEYFALKSKFDAQPEDPDLLFLKSLLPEMHRMKDRQKNKFKMMILGAIETILYSAAPCGESSSAQTVRAQGPQQPVPAVPPDDTGTV; this is encoded by the exons ATGCCTAATACTGTAGTACAGTTGCAACAGTTTTGGGAAGATTTTGTTCTGAAGTTACTGCACTGTGAGACAACGCCTAGATACTGTTGTACCGTTACGACAGTTTTGGAAACTTTCTGCTCTGAAGATTCGCTGAGGTTAATGAGGT gCGCCAACTgcaaggaaaaatggaaaaacctgaGGTCATCATTGTGTCGACACCTGCGCAATCAGTACGCCTACGGCCCAGGGGCGCGGTGCAAGAAGTCCTACTACCTGGCCAAGTACATGGAGTTCCTGATCCCCTACATCAAAATCCGCCAGCCGGGGCAATTCGCGTCCGTCGTGGACATCgtcaaagaagaagaattccACGAGGCTGACTACGAATACGACCTGACGACCGAAGCAGAAATCAGAGAAGATGATGATCCCTACAACAATACCCCAACGGAGACGAACTccgaccaccaccaccacctgcaGCCTCCAGACGGGATGGCGTCCCCGCCCCTCAGCGTCCTCTCTCCCGTGCAGGAGCTCCACGAGCTGCCCGTCAAGAAGCGACGCAAactgctggaggaggaggaggaggagggagagagggtggaggtGAGTCCCTCGTACGACAAGCTGACGAAGGAGTACTTCGCCCTGAAATCAAAATTCGACGCCCAGCCCGAAGACCCCGACTTGCTCTTCCTGAAGAGCCTCCTGCCGGAGATGCACAGAATGAAGGACAGGCAGAAGAACAAGTTCAAAATGATGATCCTCGGTGCCATAGAGACGATCCTTTACAGCGCAGCACCCTGCGGCGAGTCTTCCAGTGCCCAGACAGTACGAGCGCAAGGGCCCCAGCAGCCGGTGCCGGCTGTGCCTCCAGACGACACGGGCACCGTTTAG
- the LOC136856654 gene encoding uncharacterized protein isoform X2: MSLVRGVPERKDEACCFVMAFIYRFVIAVPSKNRDHCGSAFVTKRPLCFCANCKEKWKNLRSSLCRHLRNQYAYGPGARCKKSYYLAKYMEFLIPYIKIRQPGQFASVVDIVKEEEFHEADYEYDLTTEAEIREDDDPYNNTPTETNSDHHHHLQPPDGMASPPLSVLSPVQELHELPVKKRRKLLEEEEEEGERVEVSPSYDKLTKEYFALKSKFDAQPEDPDLLFLKSLLPEMHRMKDRQKNKFKMMILGAIETILYSAAPCGESSSAQTVRAQGPQQPVPAVPPDDTGTV, translated from the exons ATGTCTCTTGTCCGAGGCGTCCCGGAGAGGAAGGATGAAGCGTGTTGTTTTGTCATGGCgtttatttatagatttgtaaTCGCTGTCCCTTCGAAGAATCGCGATCATTGTGGTTCTGCTTTCGTCACAAAACGACCGCTTTGCTTTT gCGCCAACTgcaaggaaaaatggaaaaacctgaGGTCATCATTGTGTCGACACCTGCGCAATCAGTACGCCTACGGCCCAGGGGCGCGGTGCAAGAAGTCCTACTACCTGGCCAAGTACATGGAGTTCCTGATCCCCTACATCAAAATCCGCCAGCCGGGGCAATTCGCGTCCGTCGTGGACATCgtcaaagaagaagaattccACGAGGCTGACTACGAATACGACCTGACGACCGAAGCAGAAATCAGAGAAGATGATGATCCCTACAACAATACCCCAACGGAGACGAACTccgaccaccaccaccacctgcaGCCTCCAGACGGGATGGCGTCCCCGCCCCTCAGCGTCCTCTCTCCCGTGCAGGAGCTCCACGAGCTGCCCGTCAAGAAGCGACGCAAactgctggaggaggaggaggaggagggagagagggtggaggtGAGTCCCTCGTACGACAAGCTGACGAAGGAGTACTTCGCCCTGAAATCAAAATTCGACGCCCAGCCCGAAGACCCCGACTTGCTCTTCCTGAAGAGCCTCCTGCCGGAGATGCACAGAATGAAGGACAGGCAGAAGAACAAGTTCAAAATGATGATCCTCGGTGCCATAGAGACGATCCTTTACAGCGCAGCACCCTGCGGCGAGTCTTCCAGTGCCCAGACAGTACGAGCGCAAGGGCCCCAGCAGCCGGTGCCGGCTGTGCCTCCAGACGACACGGGCACCGTTTAG
- the LOC136856654 gene encoding uncharacterized protein isoform X4 produces the protein MKLRVTSKEKVKLKGANCKEKWKNLRSSLCRHLRNQYAYGPGARCKKSYYLAKYMEFLIPYIKIRQPGQFASVVDIVKEEEFHEADYEYDLTTEAEIREDDDPYNNTPTETNSDHHHHLQPPDGMASPPLSVLSPVQELHELPVKKRRKLLEEEEEEGERVEVSPSYDKLTKEYFALKSKFDAQPEDPDLLFLKSLLPEMHRMKDRQKNKFKMMILGAIETILYSAAPCGESSSAQTVRAQGPQQPVPAVPPDDTGTV, from the exons ATGAAGCTTAGGGTTACTTCTAAGGAGAAAGTGAAGCTAAAAG gCGCCAACTgcaaggaaaaatggaaaaacctgaGGTCATCATTGTGTCGACACCTGCGCAATCAGTACGCCTACGGCCCAGGGGCGCGGTGCAAGAAGTCCTACTACCTGGCCAAGTACATGGAGTTCCTGATCCCCTACATCAAAATCCGCCAGCCGGGGCAATTCGCGTCCGTCGTGGACATCgtcaaagaagaagaattccACGAGGCTGACTACGAATACGACCTGACGACCGAAGCAGAAATCAGAGAAGATGATGATCCCTACAACAATACCCCAACGGAGACGAACTccgaccaccaccaccacctgcaGCCTCCAGACGGGATGGCGTCCCCGCCCCTCAGCGTCCTCTCTCCCGTGCAGGAGCTCCACGAGCTGCCCGTCAAGAAGCGACGCAAactgctggaggaggaggaggaggagggagagagggtggaggtGAGTCCCTCGTACGACAAGCTGACGAAGGAGTACTTCGCCCTGAAATCAAAATTCGACGCCCAGCCCGAAGACCCCGACTTGCTCTTCCTGAAGAGCCTCCTGCCGGAGATGCACAGAATGAAGGACAGGCAGAAGAACAAGTTCAAAATGATGATCCTCGGTGCCATAGAGACGATCCTTTACAGCGCAGCACCCTGCGGCGAGTCTTCCAGTGCCCAGACAGTACGAGCGCAAGGGCCCCAGCAGCCGGTGCCGGCTGTGCCTCCAGACGACACGGGCACCGTTTAG
- the LOC136856654 gene encoding uncharacterized protein isoform X1: MKDDPKFNILFVREVEKHPALYTSTVHGHVNKQEQEHHWRLVAEALNESSANCKEKWKNLRSSLCRHLRNQYAYGPGARCKKSYYLAKYMEFLIPYIKIRQPGQFASVVDIVKEEEFHEADYEYDLTTEAEIREDDDPYNNTPTETNSDHHHHLQPPDGMASPPLSVLSPVQELHELPVKKRRKLLEEEEEEGERVEVSPSYDKLTKEYFALKSKFDAQPEDPDLLFLKSLLPEMHRMKDRQKNKFKMMILGAIETILYSAAPCGESSSAQTVRAQGPQQPVPAVPPDDTGTV; this comes from the exons ATGAAGGACGATCCCAAATTCAACATTCTGTTCGTGAGGGAAGTGGAGAAGCATCCGGCGCTGTACACGTCGACGGTGCACGGACATGTGAACAAGCAGGAACAAGAGCACCACTGGAGATTAGTGGCCGAGGCGCTGAACGAATCAA gCGCCAACTgcaaggaaaaatggaaaaacctgaGGTCATCATTGTGTCGACACCTGCGCAATCAGTACGCCTACGGCCCAGGGGCGCGGTGCAAGAAGTCCTACTACCTGGCCAAGTACATGGAGTTCCTGATCCCCTACATCAAAATCCGCCAGCCGGGGCAATTCGCGTCCGTCGTGGACATCgtcaaagaagaagaattccACGAGGCTGACTACGAATACGACCTGACGACCGAAGCAGAAATCAGAGAAGATGATGATCCCTACAACAATACCCCAACGGAGACGAACTccgaccaccaccaccacctgcaGCCTCCAGACGGGATGGCGTCCCCGCCCCTCAGCGTCCTCTCTCCCGTGCAGGAGCTCCACGAGCTGCCCGTCAAGAAGCGACGCAAactgctggaggaggaggaggaggagggagagagggtggaggtGAGTCCCTCGTACGACAAGCTGACGAAGGAGTACTTCGCCCTGAAATCAAAATTCGACGCCCAGCCCGAAGACCCCGACTTGCTCTTCCTGAAGAGCCTCCTGCCGGAGATGCACAGAATGAAGGACAGGCAGAAGAACAAGTTCAAAATGATGATCCTCGGTGCCATAGAGACGATCCTTTACAGCGCAGCACCCTGCGGCGAGTCTTCCAGTGCCCAGACAGTACGAGCGCAAGGGCCCCAGCAGCCGGTGCCGGCTGTGCCTCCAGACGACACGGGCACCGTTTAG